Proteins from a genomic interval of Paenibacillus lentus:
- the pelA gene encoding pectate lyase — protein sequence MKKTTISLALAFTMILSVPAVLVHPTATVVAADASGTTASISEILKNQQKDGGWRKDYAVTKGEWAKSTIDNKATYSEIRRLASEYKKTKDSKYSAAAVKGINFLINMQYSNGGWPQVYKSSGYHKHITYNDDAMINVMILLDEVAKKKGDFSFVDNSLAKKSKQAVDKGVDCILKTQVVVNGKLTAWGQQYDSSTLKPAGARAYEVPSLSASESATIVKFLKTRPSNSKIATSIKAAEDWFKAVQITGIKVNKTNGDVVVVKDSSVKTPIWARFYEIGTNKPIFVGRDGVVKYKLSDIEKERRTGYAWYGNWPSKVMK from the coding sequence ATGAAAAAGACAACAATATCTTTAGCTCTAGCATTCACAATGATATTATCGGTACCAGCAGTCTTGGTACATCCTACTGCAACTGTAGTAGCTGCAGACGCATCTGGTACAACAGCAAGTATTTCTGAAATTCTAAAAAATCAACAGAAAGATGGCGGATGGAGGAAGGACTACGCTGTAACTAAGGGGGAGTGGGCCAAGTCAACGATTGATAATAAGGCTACATACTCAGAGATTAGAAGATTAGCGAGCGAATACAAGAAGACAAAGGATAGCAAATATTCAGCCGCAGCCGTTAAAGGTATTAACTTCCTGATCAATATGCAATATTCCAATGGCGGCTGGCCGCAAGTCTATAAAAGCTCCGGCTACCATAAACATATTACTTATAATGATGATGCCATGATCAATGTTATGATCTTACTCGATGAAGTTGCGAAGAAGAAAGGTGATTTCTCTTTTGTGGACAACAGTCTAGCGAAAAAAAGCAAGCAGGCCGTTGATAAAGGTGTTGACTGCATTCTCAAGACTCAAGTCGTGGTGAATGGTAAGCTGACTGCATGGGGCCAACAGTATGACTCATCCACTTTGAAACCAGCGGGAGCAAGAGCTTACGAGGTGCCTTCCTTAAGTGCTTCGGAAAGTGCTACAATCGTAAAATTCCTCAAGACCAGACCTTCAAATTCGAAGATTGCGACGTCCATTAAAGCAGCTGAAGATTGGTTCAAAGCGGTTCAAATTACCGGAATTAAAGTCAATAAGACAAATGGTGACGTCGTTGTCGTGAAAGATTCCAGCGTAAAGACACCGATCTGGGCGCGCTTCTATGAGATCGGTACAAACAAGCCGATATTCGTAGGCCGTGACGGTGTAGTGAAGTATAAGCTTAGCGATATCGAGAAAGAAAGAAGGACAGGCTATGCTTGGTACGGCAACTGGCCGTCAAAAGTGATGAAATGA
- a CDS encoding hemolysin family protein has product MTFEVIVLIVLILVNAFFAASEISLISINDNKIRLLAKEGNRKAAIIHKLVSEPSGFLATIQIGITLAGFLASAFAADSFSSILVDYLLSLGMTISPALLDKLAVIAITLILSYFTLVFGELVPKRLAMKKPEPIAMLAAIPLNALSIVASPFVKLLTASTNVVVRLFGVDPNAEDEEASEEEIRMLVDAGLERGTIQQSERRIIHNLFDFDDKTASELMTHRVDMKAIHAGISRDEIIKVVASERFTRFPVYDEGLDSIIGILHVKDLIRYLTSNEEGVWDIYSILRSPYFVTESKKGDELLEELQQNREHMAVVIDEYGGTAGIVTMEDLIEDIVGHIFDEHDEKETDYEQVDENTHVFLGTCHLDEVNEILNTNLPEGSYDTLSGFVIGTLGRIPAMQEQPEFEFNGYLFKVAEVGKRRIHKIRVTKKVQETKN; this is encoded by the coding sequence TTGACATTTGAAGTCATCGTTTTGATCGTGTTGATTCTGGTTAATGCTTTTTTTGCTGCATCGGAAATTTCCTTAATTTCTATTAATGATAATAAGATAAGACTGCTGGCGAAAGAGGGCAATCGAAAAGCGGCTATTATTCACAAGTTGGTTTCCGAACCTAGTGGATTTTTAGCGACAATTCAAATTGGAATTACTTTGGCAGGTTTTTTAGCTAGTGCTTTTGCAGCAGACAGTTTTTCAAGCATATTAGTGGACTATTTGCTTTCATTAGGAATGACAATATCTCCAGCACTTCTAGATAAGCTGGCTGTCATTGCAATCACGCTTATTTTGTCATATTTTACATTAGTGTTTGGGGAACTCGTGCCCAAGCGATTGGCCATGAAGAAGCCAGAACCGATTGCCATGCTTGCAGCCATTCCTCTTAATGCATTGTCCATTGTGGCATCCCCATTCGTTAAGCTGTTAACGGCGTCTACAAATGTAGTGGTCCGGTTGTTTGGTGTAGATCCTAATGCAGAAGATGAAGAAGCCTCAGAAGAGGAAATCCGCATGCTGGTAGACGCTGGTTTGGAGAGAGGGACGATCCAACAAAGTGAACGGAGGATCATCCATAATCTGTTTGATTTTGACGATAAAACAGCCTCCGAGCTCATGACGCATCGTGTTGATATGAAGGCAATTCATGCTGGGATTTCACGAGACGAAATCATCAAAGTTGTAGCTTCAGAGCGCTTTACCAGATTCCCGGTATATGACGAAGGCCTTGATAGTATCATAGGGATACTGCATGTCAAGGATCTCATCAGATATTTGACATCTAATGAAGAGGGAGTGTGGGACATCTACTCGATCCTTCGATCGCCGTACTTCGTAACAGAATCTAAAAAAGGCGATGAATTACTGGAGGAGCTTCAGCAGAACCGTGAGCACATGGCAGTAGTTATTGATGAGTATGGCGGTACAGCAGGCATCGTAACGATGGAAGATTTGATCGAAGACATCGTAGGGCATATTTTTGACGAGCATGATGAAAAGGAAACGGATTATGAACAGGTGGATGAGAATACTCATGTTTTTTTAGGCACCTGCCATCTGGATGAAGTAAATGAGATTTTAAACACGAACCTTCCTGAGGGCAGCTACGACACTTTGAGCGGGTTTGTGATTGGGACATTGGGACGTATTCCAGCCATGCAGGAGCAACCTGAATTTGAATTTAACGGATACCTTTTCAAAGTAGCGGAAGTGGGCAAGCGGCGTATCCATAAAATTCGTGTAACAAAAAAAGTGCAAGAAACAAAAAATTGA
- a CDS encoding serine hydrolase, translated as MNKWRVVRAKAIVALGAVILANAIGGGGIVPGITAAALEQGPQDPQEVAQFLDNFFAESEIKENLAGAVVVVVKGEKMLAKKGYGYADMERKLPVEPDRTVFRIASASKVITAMAVMQLAEREKIDLNADLSEYLGGVRIPNQTGTPLTMRNLLTNSTGFDYGDTSELTTADLNREVSLTSFIKNSIPTVVREPGKYYSYDNLGFTMQGYVIEQVTGQPFEDYVREHIFHPLGMTNSDFRFTAKVKEQLAVPYNVMGEQIADYATVPTVLPTGGMFSTGTDMGKLMMAYLNGGKLGDKQVLEEKTAAEMISPQLAIHSKLPNMAYGFEYSNQQIYNGRNVVEKGGDIPGYHSAMWLLPDENVGLYVNVNKDFELRLSLLDAFMDHYYPEKPSAGSKQVPEISSLTQFEGVYSDLRNRMWTTRIQADKGMLIATDPLGERRLRQIEPLLFEDENGVKAAFALNEDGTVKAIYYDQKSDSWSIKLQPPSAYPDIADDHPYAPYIYHLRQLEVIGEESKEAAFEPDKPISRGEFIAWFIRWAGIAPSRQAPVFSDVQISPYAKEIQAAYEFGVIKGSGSDRFSPEQPITRGEAATIVWNLASIHLKAAPEEVKLSGTTDSWAQKGVKYVIAKGLYGPDITEKAHGAVDYRSQEAMLRKEAAAVLSKFADNLF; from the coding sequence ATGAACAAATGGCGTGTGGTCCGGGCCAAAGCCATCGTTGCTTTGGGAGCGGTAATATTAGCGAATGCAATTGGGGGAGGAGGGATAGTCCCAGGCATCACAGCTGCAGCATTGGAACAGGGGCCACAGGATCCGCAGGAAGTAGCCCAGTTTCTTGATAATTTCTTCGCAGAATCTGAAATCAAGGAGAATTTGGCTGGAGCTGTAGTCGTTGTGGTAAAAGGTGAGAAGATGCTCGCTAAGAAAGGATATGGGTATGCCGATATGGAGCGGAAGTTGCCCGTAGAACCAGATCGCACCGTCTTTAGAATCGCTTCGGCATCGAAAGTGATTACCGCAATGGCAGTAATGCAGCTCGCCGAGCGAGAGAAGATTGATTTAAATGCTGACCTATCGGAATACCTGGGTGGTGTTCGGATTCCCAATCAAACAGGTACTCCGTTGACCATGCGAAATTTATTGACAAACAGCACCGGATTTGATTATGGGGATACCTCCGAATTGACTACGGCAGATTTGAATCGGGAAGTTTCCTTAACAAGCTTTATCAAGAATAGCATTCCCACGGTCGTTCGTGAGCCCGGTAAGTACTATTCTTATGATAATCTTGGTTTCACCATGCAGGGATATGTTATTGAGCAGGTGACGGGACAGCCCTTTGAAGACTATGTACGTGAGCATATCTTTCACCCGCTCGGAATGACAAACAGCGACTTCCGATTTACGGCCAAAGTCAAAGAGCAGTTAGCTGTGCCTTATAATGTGATGGGTGAGCAGATTGCTGATTATGCCACGGTACCGACAGTTCTTCCCACGGGCGGCATGTTCTCTACGGGTACAGATATGGGGAAGCTTATGATGGCTTACCTGAACGGCGGTAAGCTTGGCGACAAACAAGTTTTAGAGGAGAAAACGGCAGCCGAGATGATATCGCCTCAGTTGGCTATTCATTCCAAGCTACCTAATATGGCATATGGATTTGAATATTCCAACCAGCAAATCTATAACGGACGCAACGTAGTAGAGAAAGGGGGGGATATACCTGGATACCATAGCGCTATGTGGCTGCTGCCAGACGAGAATGTTGGCCTTTACGTGAATGTGAATAAAGACTTTGAGCTTCGCCTTTCGTTATTGGATGCTTTTATGGATCATTATTATCCTGAGAAGCCCTCCGCTGGTTCGAAGCAAGTTCCCGAAATATCTTCTCTGACTCAATTCGAAGGTGTCTACAGTGATCTGCGCAATCGCATGTGGACAACTCGCATTCAAGCCGATAAAGGCATGCTGATCGCCACGGATCCACTGGGTGAGCGCCGTCTACGTCAGATCGAACCGTTGTTGTTTGAGGACGAGAATGGGGTAAAAGCCGCATTCGCTTTAAATGAAGACGGAACCGTAAAAGCCATTTACTATGATCAGAAGTCGGATAGCTGGTCAATTAAGCTGCAGCCACCATCCGCTTATCCTGATATCGCGGACGATCACCCTTATGCGCCTTATATCTATCACCTGCGACAGTTGGAAGTCATCGGGGAAGAGAGCAAAGAGGCAGCTTTTGAACCCGATAAACCGATTTCAAGAGGGGAGTTCATCGCCTGGTTCATCCGTTGGGCGGGTATTGCTCCATCCAGACAGGCCCCAGTATTTTCAGACGTACAAATAAGTCCCTATGCCAAGGAAATCCAAGCTGCTTATGAGTTCGGTGTAATCAAAGGTTCTGGCAGCGATCGCTTCTCACCGGAGCAGCCGATAACTCGGGGTGAAGCGGCGACGATCGTTTGGAATTTGGCCTCGATTCATCTTAAAGCAGCTCCGGAGGAAGTGAAACTTAGCGGAACAACAGATTCTTGGGCTCAAAAGGGAGTGAAGTATGTTATAGCAAAAGGTCTATACGGCCCTGATATAACCGAGAAAGCTCACGGGGCCGTCGATTATCGGTCGCAGGAGGCAATGTTGAGGAAGGAGGCAGCCGCTGTATTATCGAAGTTTGCAGATAACTTATTTTGA
- a CDS encoding catalase, which yields MGENKNIKALNEQDVSREILTTRQGHPVKDNQNIRTIGNRGPATLENYHFIEKISHFDREEVPERVVHARGTGAFGYFETYGKVGNEPVEKYTRAKVFSGAGKRTPLMVRFSTVAGAKDSPETARDPRGFAVKMYTEDGNWDLVGNNLKIFFIRDAMKFPDMIHAFKADPVSNVSHPQRMFDFVSRSPEATHMITFLFSPWGIPATYRHMQGSGVNTYKWVNDKGEAVLVKYHWEPKQGIRNLTQEEANAIQAKNVGHATQDLFEAIDRGDYPEWELFVQIMEDGYHPELDFDPLDDTKLWPEDLFPWLPLGRMVLDRNPVDFHAEIEQAAFGTGVLVDGMDFSDDKMLQGRTFSYSDTQRYRIGANYLKLPVNAPKVPVRTNQQRGQMDIRDPKESGENPHINYEPSMIGGFQEANMEDRPQHRPVYNAAAMSAPIDRPNNYGQAGNTYRSFEDWERDELIKNLSEALAVCDKRIQEAMIEHFTQADEEYGRRVREGIDKIMKKMQELKQDNQLPGREAGKSKFGQGSLAANEATKEAVEKSHEADPY from the coding sequence TTGGGAGAGAATAAAAATATAAAGGCTTTAAACGAACAAGATGTAAGCCGCGAGATACTGACAACACGTCAAGGCCATCCTGTAAAAGATAACCAAAACATTCGAACAATCGGGAATCGTGGCCCAGCCACACTGGAGAATTACCATTTTATTGAGAAGATTTCCCATTTTGACCGAGAAGAGGTCCCGGAACGCGTTGTTCATGCTCGCGGAACTGGAGCTTTCGGTTATTTTGAAACTTACGGAAAGGTCGGAAATGAACCGGTCGAGAAGTATACTCGGGCAAAAGTATTCTCCGGCGCTGGAAAAAGAACACCGTTAATGGTTCGCTTCTCTACAGTAGCAGGAGCAAAAGATTCGCCGGAAACCGCACGCGATCCCCGCGGCTTTGCTGTAAAGATGTATACAGAAGACGGTAATTGGGATCTCGTTGGTAACAATCTAAAGATTTTCTTTATCCGCGACGCGATGAAATTTCCGGATATGATTCATGCATTTAAAGCGGATCCCGTGTCTAACGTGTCGCATCCTCAGCGGATGTTTGATTTCGTCTCACGTTCCCCCGAAGCAACACATATGATTACTTTCCTGTTCTCTCCTTGGGGTATTCCCGCAACATACCGTCATATGCAGGGTTCAGGCGTTAATACCTACAAATGGGTCAACGACAAAGGCGAGGCTGTGCTAGTGAAATATCATTGGGAGCCTAAGCAAGGGATCCGAAATTTGACTCAGGAAGAAGCTAATGCCATTCAAGCAAAAAACGTTGGTCATGCGACACAAGACTTATTTGAAGCAATCGATCGTGGCGATTACCCAGAATGGGAGCTCTTTGTTCAAATCATGGAGGATGGTTATCACCCGGAGCTTGATTTTGATCCCCTTGATGATACGAAGCTATGGCCGGAGGATCTATTTCCATGGCTGCCTCTCGGTCGCATGGTTTTGGATCGTAACCCCGTGGACTTCCACGCAGAAATTGAGCAAGCTGCCTTCGGTACCGGCGTACTTGTTGATGGAATGGACTTCTCCGATGATAAAATGCTTCAGGGTCGTACCTTCTCCTACTCAGATACCCAGCGCTATCGCATAGGTGCAAACTATTTGAAATTGCCTGTGAACGCGCCGAAAGTGCCTGTTCGTACGAATCAACAGCGAGGTCAAATGGATATACGCGATCCGAAAGAATCTGGAGAGAACCCGCATATTAACTATGAACCCTCAATGATTGGCGGCTTTCAGGAAGCAAATATGGAAGATCGTCCTCAACACCGCCCGGTGTATAATGCGGCAGCAATGAGTGCGCCGATCGATCGTCCGAACAACTACGGGCAAGCGGGCAATACATACCGGAGCTTTGAAGATTGGGAACGCGATGAGCTGATCAAAAACCTGTCCGAAGCGCTTGCGGTATGCGACAAACGAATTCAAGAGGCTATGATCGAACACTTCACCCAAGCCGATGAGGAGTATGGCCGCCGCGTGAGGGAAGGTATCGATAAAATTATGAAAAAGATGCAGGAATTGAAACAGGATAACCAGCTACCTGGCCGTGAGGCCGGCAAATCGAAATTTGGTCAAGGCTCCTTGGCTGCGAACGAAGCCACCAAAGAGGCCGTGGAGAAAAGCCACGAAGCTGATCCATACTAG
- a CDS encoding M14 family metallopeptidase has product MRVKVRSGDTLWYYSQLFNLPLRLVIDSNPGLDAANLNPGQEVDIPGLVFIDYQVKLGDSVWRLSRERGYPLDAILLLNQSVNPNNLAVGQQLRLPLKVTWFVVDVQQPYDYQALRSDLNRLIDIYPFLRQRNIGASVMDKPIPEIRIGQGSRSVHVNGSFHANEWITTPVLVKFLNEYALALTNSGGIRGLLMYPFYELVTLSLVPMVNPDGVDLVINGLPADEPYRSNVLSYNGGNTDFRGWKANIRGVDLNDQFPALWELEVARNPTTEPGPRDYPGTAPLTEPEAIAMAELTRQSNFAHVLAFHTQGRVIYWGFQNLEPPISETMVNEFARVSGYEPVQTIESYAGYKDWFIQDWRRPGFTVELGRGVNPLPLGQFNEIYEESLGILLASLYL; this is encoded by the coding sequence ATACGGGTAAAAGTTCGAAGCGGAGATACGCTCTGGTATTACAGCCAGCTTTTTAATTTGCCTTTACGTCTTGTCATCGATTCAAACCCCGGGCTGGACGCTGCTAATCTTAACCCTGGTCAAGAAGTTGACATTCCTGGCCTGGTGTTTATTGACTATCAAGTAAAGCTTGGCGACTCGGTCTGGAGACTCTCCAGGGAGCGGGGATACCCTCTCGATGCGATTTTATTGCTAAACCAATCGGTAAATCCGAACAATTTAGCTGTAGGTCAGCAGCTTCGGCTTCCGCTCAAAGTCACTTGGTTCGTCGTTGACGTACAGCAGCCTTATGATTATCAAGCGCTTCGCTCCGACCTTAATCGTTTAATCGATATTTATCCCTTTCTTAGACAGCGGAATATTGGAGCCTCCGTCATGGACAAACCGATCCCGGAAATCAGAATCGGGCAAGGAAGCAGGAGTGTTCACGTAAACGGCTCATTTCATGCGAATGAATGGATTACGACACCGGTATTAGTTAAATTTTTAAATGAATATGCACTTGCACTGACAAATAGCGGCGGTATTCGCGGACTCCTTATGTATCCATTTTATGAGCTGGTTACGTTATCTCTAGTACCTATGGTCAATCCTGACGGGGTGGATCTTGTCATCAATGGCCTTCCGGCAGATGAGCCTTATCGCAGTAATGTCTTGTCCTACAATGGTGGCAATACTGATTTTCGGGGATGGAAAGCGAATATTCGCGGTGTCGATCTGAACGACCAGTTTCCCGCTCTTTGGGAACTAGAGGTGGCTAGGAATCCAACAACGGAACCAGGCCCGAGGGATTATCCAGGCACGGCGCCGCTAACCGAACCGGAAGCCATCGCTATGGCTGAATTAACGCGGCAAAGTAATTTCGCACATGTGCTTGCTTTCCATACCCAAGGCAGGGTGATTTACTGGGGCTTCCAGAACCTGGAGCCGCCCATTTCCGAAACGATGGTCAATGAATTTGCCAGAGTAAGCGGCTATGAACCTGTACAAACCATAGAAAGCTATGCAGGCTACAAAGACTGGTTCATTCAAGATTGGAGACGCCCAGGATTTACGGTTGAACTTGGACGGGGCGTGAATCCACTACCCCTTGGACAATTTAATGAAATTTACGAAGAAAGCCTGGGCATACTCTTGGCCAGCTTGTATTTGTAA
- a CDS encoding response regulator transcription factor has protein sequence MKVILIIDDEKEIRELLAIYLKNYGYVTYEAANGQEALDIFHKKQIDLVLADIMMPEMDGTQLLRNLRQNSHVPFLFISAKSGDMDKINGLQLVADDYISKPFNPLEVVSRVQAIFRRTESYALAERQEPELIEIGDVALDLLSCKLYKSRLQKDTTSYEFKILALLMKHAGRVFTKAHIYEQVWGEEYMGDENLIMVYVSKIRDKIEDNPRKPSYLVTIRGLGYRFEKR, from the coding sequence ATCAAGGTAATTTTAATTATTGACGACGAAAAGGAGATTCGTGAACTGCTTGCCATTTACCTAAAAAATTACGGGTACGTGACATATGAAGCGGCTAACGGACAGGAAGCACTCGATATCTTCCATAAAAAGCAGATTGATCTTGTTCTAGCTGATATTATGATGCCTGAGATGGACGGCACCCAATTGCTTCGGAATTTGCGGCAGAACTCCCATGTTCCTTTTCTCTTTATATCTGCCAAATCCGGCGATATGGACAAAATTAACGGTCTGCAACTCGTTGCGGACGATTATATTAGTAAACCATTCAATCCACTAGAAGTTGTGAGCCGGGTTCAGGCCATATTTCGCCGTACGGAATCATATGCGCTTGCGGAGCGTCAAGAACCGGAGCTTATCGAAATCGGCGATGTGGCGTTGGATCTGCTAAGCTGTAAGCTATATAAAAGCAGATTGCAGAAGGATACGACATCCTATGAGTTTAAAATTTTAGCTTTATTGATGAAGCATGCAGGACGTGTGTTTACGAAGGCACATATTTATGAGCAGGTCTGGGGAGAGGAATACATGGGAGATGAGAACTTAATTATGGTGTATGTTAGCAAGATTAGAGACAAAATTGAAGACAACCCTAGAAAGCCTTCCTATCTCGTAACGATTAGGGGGCTCGGCTACCGTTTTGAAAAAAGATAA
- the pelA gene encoding pectate lyase, with the protein MKKTTLSLILAFSMILSVFIVLLQPAVTVVAADASGTTASIADILKNQQSDGGWKKDYAVTSGEWAKSTIDNKATYTEIRRLAAEYKKTGDNKYTSAAIKGINFLINMQYSNGGWPQVYQGSGYHKHITYNDDAMINVMILLDEIANRKGDFSFVDSSLASKSKQAVDKGVDCILKTQIIVNGKLTAWGQQHDSSTLKPAGARSYEVPSLSAKESTTIVKFLKTRSSTSQIAASIKAAEDWFKAVQITGIRVVKTSDDVVVVNDPSVTTPIWARFYEMSTNKPIFVGRDGVVKYKLSDIEQERRTGYSWYGNWPSSVLK; encoded by the coding sequence ATGAAAAAAACAACGTTATCTTTGATTTTGGCCTTTTCCATGATTCTCTCCGTATTTATAGTATTGCTGCAACCTGCTGTAACTGTTGTCGCTGCAGATGCCTCTGGTACGACAGCTAGCATTGCCGATATCTTAAAAAATCAGCAGAGTGATGGCGGGTGGAAGAAGGACTACGCCGTTACGAGCGGAGAGTGGGCCAAATCAACAATTGATAACAAGGCCACATATACGGAAATCCGCAGATTGGCGGCCGAATATAAGAAAACCGGAGATAACAAATATACTTCCGCGGCCATTAAGGGGATTAACTTTCTAATTAACATGCAGTATTCCAATGGTGGGTGGCCGCAGGTTTATCAAGGCTCCGGTTACCACAAACATATTACTTATAATGATGATGCCATGATCAACGTTATGATTTTGCTGGATGAAATCGCGAACCGAAAAGGAGATTTTTCATTCGTGGATAGTAGTCTAGCTAGCAAGAGCAAGCAAGCTGTCGATAAAGGGGTTGATTGTATCCTTAAAACCCAAATCATTGTGAACGGTAAACTAACAGCGTGGGGACAGCAGCATGACTCTTCGACTTTAAAGCCAGCAGGGGCAAGAAGCTACGAGGTTCCGTCTTTAAGCGCAAAAGAAAGCACTACGATTGTGAAGTTCCTAAAAACGAGATCTTCTACTTCACAAATTGCAGCCTCTATTAAGGCAGCTGAAGATTGGTTCAAAGCCGTGCAAATTACCGGCATTAGAGTTGTCAAGACAAGCGATGACGTTGTTGTTGTGAACGACCCTAGCGTAACTACGCCGATTTGGGCCCGTTTTTACGAAATGAGCACGAATAAGCCGATTTTTGTCGGTCGCGATGGTGTAGTAAAGTACAAGCTTAGCGATATTGAGCAAGAAAGAAGAACGGGTTATTCCTGGTACGGCAACTGGCCATCCAGTGTGTTGAAATAA
- a CDS encoding HAMP domain-containing sensor histidine kinase: MKKDKYCARKRPLKRMFLFNYLAIVGLMLAVIAVSLINMDFIMNHFIEKSPDFKQINSADLYSSSGELNGSWPEQYGGWLELVDEEGNIVAVEGEKLDDIVSYQNDRLFAEMDLYRSGHSTIYHAYSVAATSGETYVLLWKIPERTLNSILALGIFLFSLIVFLMTGLYFYTQYSVRQMKKPLQQIIDGIKKMERLHYGTRLDFEAEKEFAEIRDAFNGMAERLQQASADKEKAEIHKQNLLLHLSHDLKTPITSILGYSQLLLDHPLSDEKERRKYVQYIHGKSSYMSKLIQDLFELAKLDDHHLSLDLQVVNLTKWYQQAMAEFYTEIEHAGFRLRAEIPETPLYVMIDHMQMNRVVGNLISNALKYNPEGTELYVSCDKRAGSAVLSFGDNGVGFTEQEREELFMEFVRGTSANKDGTGLGLAICRKIIARHQGSIELVTSAKYPTLFHINLPLANGSEDVHSLRLI; the protein is encoded by the coding sequence TTGAAAAAAGATAAGTATTGTGCTCGCAAGCGGCCGCTGAAACGGATGTTTTTGTTCAATTATTTGGCCATAGTCGGTCTTATGCTGGCGGTCATCGCGGTGTCCTTGATTAACATGGATTTTATCATGAATCACTTTATTGAGAAGTCTCCTGATTTTAAACAAATCAACTCTGCAGATCTTTATAGTTCAAGCGGCGAACTTAACGGTAGTTGGCCCGAACAATATGGCGGATGGCTTGAGCTTGTGGATGAAGAAGGGAATATTGTAGCGGTTGAAGGGGAGAAGCTGGATGATATTGTTTCCTACCAGAATGATCGCCTATTTGCTGAAATGGATCTTTACCGTAGCGGGCATTCCACGATCTACCACGCGTATTCGGTTGCAGCGACCAGCGGAGAGACCTATGTCTTGTTATGGAAAATTCCCGAAAGGACGTTAAATTCAATTCTCGCACTTGGTATTTTTTTGTTTTCTCTCATCGTGTTTCTTATGACCGGCTTATATTTTTACACACAATATTCAGTTCGGCAAATGAAAAAGCCACTGCAGCAAATCATTGATGGCATTAAGAAGATGGAACGGCTTCATTATGGCACAAGGCTAGATTTCGAAGCGGAAAAAGAGTTTGCTGAGATTCGTGATGCTTTCAATGGCATGGCTGAACGATTACAGCAGGCATCTGCCGATAAGGAAAAGGCCGAAATACATAAGCAAAATCTATTGCTGCATTTATCGCATGATTTGAAGACGCCGATAACGTCTATTCTGGGCTATTCGCAACTTCTTCTCGACCATCCATTATCAGACGAAAAGGAGCGGCGCAAATATGTGCAGTACATTCATGGTAAATCCTCTTACATGAGCAAGCTGATTCAAGATCTATTCGAGCTGGCAAAATTAGACGATCATCATCTGAGCCTAGATCTGCAAGTAGTCAACTTGACCAAATGGTATCAGCAAGCAATGGCCGAATTTTACACTGAAATTGAACATGCAGGATTCCGATTGCGAGCCGAAATTCCTGAGACCCCACTATATGTAATGATCGACCATATGCAAATGAATCGCGTTGTTGGCAATTTAATCAGCAATGCGCTGAAATATAATCCGGAGGGCACAGAGCTTTATGTCTCTTGCGATAAAAGAGCCGGAAGCGCGGTATTGAGCTTTGGTGATAATGGTGTCGGTTTTACGGAGCAGGAAAGGGAAGAGCTGTTCATGGAATTTGTGCGAGGTACTTCAGCCAACAAGGATGGTACAGGACTGGGACTCGCAATTTGCAGGAAAATCATCGCACGTCACCAGGGTTCGATAGAGCTTGTTACAAGCGCGAAGTACCCGACACTATTCCACATCAACCTACCGCTTGCGAATGGCAGCGAGGATGTTCATTCATTAAGATTAATCTAG